A window of Passer domesticus isolate bPasDom1 chromosome 18, bPasDom1.hap1, whole genome shotgun sequence contains these coding sequences:
- the LOC135283192 gene encoding ectonucleoside triphosphate diphosphohydrolase 2-like isoform X2 has translation MSWRELLPPWLVIVAGLTGIVLLCVSTKDVPVAPLRTKYGIVLDAGPSRTILFIYQWTTTKANKTGVIRGCSSCPVQGPGVSSYSDSPQKAGKSLEPCLNWAQNEIPAEQHSQTPLYLGATTSMRQLNLLAALTGTLKSSPFSFQGAQILSSPEEEAFNWVAVNYVLENFFKYDWQGQLGPSRKGMAGVLSMGGASAQLTSELEEKQVPEEGVRLQLYGQTHRVRTRQCPCHGTEQLRRRLLSVLLQDQRSAKAVSNPCWPLTYSQQVQWQSVHAGPCAASDDTGDIPGPKEVFNITGSSNPTACMTLVQSLLNSSSSCNFFKHSLSSGLKPLQTRFLVVSEAMDFMRAKAPSPDLGQAVQRLCGMSVKELMRESQASLDTLVDYCTVSAFIFHLSTRGYTLDFEQPAWTAFQKMGDRSSGWTLGYLLSLTSTLPQESPSFLKGIEPGVWSLLLILFVVLLMGSFMRISYRVMAKESSSSHRNSSVFDD, from the exons aTGTCTTGGCGTGAGCTGCTTCCCCCCTGGCTGGTGATCGTGGCGGGACTGACGGGCATCGTGCTGCTCTGTGTCTCCACCAAAGATGTGCCCGTGGCCCCACTCAGGACCAAG TATGGCATTGTTCTGGATGCTGGCCCATCCCGCACCATCCTGTTCATCTACCAGTGGACAACCACCAAGGCAAACAAGACCGGGGTGATCAGAGGGTGCAGTTCCTGTCCTGTGCAAG GTCCAGGAGTCTCCAGCTACTCAGATTCTCCTCAGAAAGCTGGGAAGAGCTTGGAACCATGTTTGAACTGGGCCCAGAATGagatcccagcagagcagcacagccaaacccccctgtacttGGGAGCCACCACCAGCATGAGGCAGCTGAA TCTCCTTGCAGCTCTGACTGGCACCCTGAAGTCATCCCCCTTCAGCTTTCAAGGGGCACAAATCCTGTCCAGCCCAGAGGAAGAAGCATTCAATTGGGTTGCTGTTAACTATGTCCTGGAGAACTTCTTCAAG TACGACTGGCAGGGGCAGTTGGGCCCCTCCAGGAAGGGGATGGCAGGAGTCCTGTCCATGGGAGGAGCCTCAGCACAGCTCACTTCTGAGCTGGAGGAGAAGCAGGTCCCGGAGGAGGGAGTGAGGCTGCAGCTCTACGGGCAGACACACAGGGTGCGCACCCGGCAGTGCCCCTGCCACGGCACGGAGCAGCTGCGCCGCAGGCTGCTCtcggtgctgctgcag GATCAGAGAAGTGCTAAAGCTGTGTCCAATCCCTGCTGGCCCCTGACCTACTCCCAGCAAGTGCAGTGGCAGTCGGTGCATGCTGGGCCTTGTGCTGCCAGTGATGACACAGGGGACATCCCTGGCCCCAAGGAGGTCTTCAACATCACGGGCTCCAGCAATCCCACAGCCTGCATGACCCTCGTGCAAAGCCTGCTCaactcttcctcttcctgcaaCTTCTTCAAGCATTCCCTCAGCAGTGGTCTCAAGCCCCTTCAGACCAGGTTTCTG GTGGTTTCTGAGGCCATGGACTTCATGAGAGCAAAGGCACCTTCTCCTGACTTGGGTCAGGCTGTCCAGAGGCTGTGTGGGATGTCTGTCAAAGAG CTGATGAGGGAGTCCCAAGCAAGCCTGGATACACTTGTTGAttactgcactgtgtctgcctTCATCTTCCATCTCAGTACACGAGGATACACACTTGACTTTGAGCAGCCTGCTTGGACTGCATTCCAGAAG ATGGGTGACAGATCATCTGGCTGGACTCTTGGGTACCTGCTGAGTCTGACCAGCACCCTGCCCCAGGAGAGCCCAAGCTTCCTGAAGGGGATCGAGCCGGGGGTCTGGTCCCTGCTCCTGATCCTCTTCGTGGTGCTGCTCATGGGCTCCTTCATGCGCATCTCGTACCGAGTGATGGCCAAGGAGAGCAGCTCCAGTCACAGGAACAGCAGCGTTTTCGATGACTGA
- the CIMIP2A gene encoding ciliary microtubule inner protein 2A isoform X2, whose protein sequence is MDRELAMAPLARLLGKGTGTCPCNCAGSNMQLETGGVALPGGVATADYTLPVLPVPNAIRQKATLGYTGYIPCSLDNVGLTYLSSVKKAMKEFDRRQLLERNPPYTLGTRFPLTHWPDTKIYSRAGLIPNYLGFVPHLQDIHGLTYGDGTRESYRCEQRRRGLAL, encoded by the exons aTGGACAGGGAGCTGGCCATGGCCCCCCTGGCCCGGCTCCTGGGAAAGGGGACTGGAACCTGCCCCTGTAACTGTGCAGGCAGCAACATG CAGCTGGAAACCGGAggtgtggcactgccaggagggGTTGCAACAGCAGATTACACACTGCCAGTGCTGCCTGTCCCAAATGCCATCCGACAGAAAGCCACCCTAG GGTACACTGGATACATCCCCTGCTCCCTGGACAACGTTGGCTTGACCTACCTCTCGTCTGTGAAGAAAGCCATGAAGGAATTTGACCGTCGCCAG cttttgGAGAGAAATCCACCTTATACGTTGGGCACGAGATTCCCCCTGACACACTGGCCAGACACCAAAATTTACAGCCGTGCTGGACTCATACCTAACTACTTGGGCTTTGTACCAC ACCTGCAGGACATCCACGGGCTCACCTACGGGGACGGTACGCGGGAATCGTACCGGTGTGAACAGAGGAGACGGGGTCTTGCACTGTGA
- the CIMIP2A gene encoding ciliary microtubule inner protein 2A isoform X1, which yields MAGFKRSSIFPQNPYHIPGYGGYVPQFTFTFGDTYGRTTHHLLTDPSVRKSPRSLLAPLDNKENLLEYHYHIDHPGYTGYIPCSLDNVGLTYLSSVKKAMKEFDRRQLLERNPPYTLGTRFPLTHWPDTKIYSRAGLIPNYLGFVPHLQDIHGLTYGDGTRESYRCEQRRRGLAL from the exons ATGGCAGGCTTCAAGAGAAGCAGCATCTTCCCTCAAAACCCCTACCACATCCCTGG CTATGGGGGCTACGTTCCCCAATTCACCTTCACCTTTGGGGACACCTATGGAAGAACCACCCACCATCTGCTGACAGATCCCAGTGTCAGGAAGAGCCCTCGATCCCTGCTGGCACCCCTGGACAACAAGGAAAACCTCCTGGAGTACCATTACCACATCGACCATCCAG GGTACACTGGATACATCCCCTGCTCCCTGGACAACGTTGGCTTGACCTACCTCTCGTCTGTGAAGAAAGCCATGAAGGAATTTGACCGTCGCCAG cttttgGAGAGAAATCCACCTTATACGTTGGGCACGAGATTCCCCCTGACACACTGGCCAGACACCAAAATTTACAGCCGTGCTGGACTCATACCTAACTACTTGGGCTTTGTACCAC ACCTGCAGGACATCCACGGGCTCACCTACGGGGACGGTACGCGGGAATCGTACCGGTGTGAACAGAGGAGACGGGGTCTTGCACTGTGA
- the CIMIP2A gene encoding ciliary microtubule inner protein 2A isoform X3 — protein sequence MDRELAMAPLARLLGKGTGTCPCNCAGSNMLETGGVALPGGVATADYTLPVLPVPNAIRQKATLGYTGYIPCSLDNVGLTYLSSVKKAMKEFDRRQLLERNPPYTLGTRFPLTHWPDTKIYSRAGLIPNYLGFVPHLQDIHGLTYGDGTRESYRCEQRRRGLAL from the exons aTGGACAGGGAGCTGGCCATGGCCCCCCTGGCCCGGCTCCTGGGAAAGGGGACTGGAACCTGCCCCTGTAACTGTGCAGGCAGCAACATG CTGGAAACCGGAggtgtggcactgccaggagggGTTGCAACAGCAGATTACACACTGCCAGTGCTGCCTGTCCCAAATGCCATCCGACAGAAAGCCACCCTAG GGTACACTGGATACATCCCCTGCTCCCTGGACAACGTTGGCTTGACCTACCTCTCGTCTGTGAAGAAAGCCATGAAGGAATTTGACCGTCGCCAG cttttgGAGAGAAATCCACCTTATACGTTGGGCACGAGATTCCCCCTGACACACTGGCCAGACACCAAAATTTACAGCCGTGCTGGACTCATACCTAACTACTTGGGCTTTGTACCAC ACCTGCAGGACATCCACGGGCTCACCTACGGGGACGGTACGCGGGAATCGTACCGGTGTGAACAGAGGAGACGGGGTCTTGCACTGTGA
- the TUBB4B gene encoding tubulin beta-4B chain produces the protein MREIVHLQAGQCGNQIGAKFWEVISDEHGIDPTGTYHGDSDLQLERINVYYNEATGGKYVPRAVLVDLEPGTMDSVRSGPFGQIFRPDNFVFGQSGAGNNWAKGHYTEGAELVDSVLDVVRKEAESCDCLQGFQLTHSLGGGTGSGMGTLLISKIREEYPDRIMNTFSVVPSPKVSDTVVEPYNATLSVHQLVENTDETYCIDNEALYDICFRTLKLTTPTYGDLNHLVSATMSGVTTCLRFPGQLNADLRKLAVNMVPFPRLHFFMPGFAPLTSRGSQQYRALTVPELTQQMFDAKNMMAACDPRHGRYLTVAAVFRGRMSMKEVDEQMLNVQNKNSSYFVEWIPNNVKTAVCDIPPRGLKMSATFIGNSTAIQELFKRISEQFTAMFRRKAFLHWYTGEGMDEMEFTEAESNMNDLVSEYQQYQDATAEEEGEFEEEAEEEAE, from the exons ATGAGAGAGATTGTGCACCTGCAGGCCGGGCAATGCGGGAACCAGATCGGAGCCAAG TTCTGGGAGGTGATCAGCGACGAACATGGCATCGACCCCACCGGCACCTACCACGGGGACAGCGACCTGCAGCTGGAGCGCATCAATGTCTACTACAACGAGGCCACAG GCGGCAAATACGTGCCCCGCGCCGTGCTGGTGGACCTGGAGCCCGGCACCATGGACTCGGTGCGCTCCGGGCCTTTCGGGCAGATATTCAGGCCAGACAACTTCGTGTTCG GTCAAAGCGGAGCTGGGAACAACTGGGCAAAGGGCCATTATACGGAAGGTGCTGAATTAGTCGATTCTGTGTTAGATGTTGTAAGAAAGGAGGCAGAAAGCTGTGATTGTCTCCAGGGCTTTCAGCTTACTCACTCCCTGGGTGGTGGCACAGGCTCTGGCATGGGTACCCTTCTCATCAGCAAAATCCGTGAGGAGTACCCAGACCGAATTATGAATACTTTCAGTGTGGTGCCCTCCCCTAAAGTGTCAGATACTGTAGTGGAGCCCTACAACGCCACGCTGTCGGTGCACCAGCTGGTGGAGAACACGGACGAGACGTACTGTATCGATAACGAGGCGCTGTACGACATTTGCTTCAGAACACTGAAGCTAACGACCCCCACCTACGGTGATCTGAACCACCTCGTGTCGGCCACCATGAGCGGTGTCACCACCTGCCTGCGGTTCCCGGGCCAGCTCAACGCTGACCTGCGCAAGCTGGCGGTGAACATGGTCCCCTTCCCACGTCTGCACTTTTTCATGCCTGGTTTTGCCCCGCTCACCAGCCGCGGGAGCCAGCAGTACCGGGCTCTAACCGTGCCAGAGCTCACCCAGCAGATGTTCGATGCCAAGAACATGATGGCGGCGTGTGACCCTCGTCACGGCCGCTATCTGACCGTGGCCGCTGTCTTTAGGGGCCGCATGTCCATGAAAGAGGTGGACGAGCAAATGCTAAACGTCCAGAACAAAAATAGCAGCTATTTTGTCGAATGGATCCCTAATAACGTTAAGACAGCAGTCTGTGACATTCCACCTCGCGGCCTCAAAATGTCTGCCACCTTCATTGGCAACAGCACGGCCATCCAGGAGCTGTTCAAACGCATTTCTGAGCAGTTCACTGCGATGTTCCGCAGAAAGGCCTTCCTGCACTGGTACACGGGCGAGGGCATGGACGAGATGGAGTTCACAGAGGCTGAGAGCAACATGAACGACCTGGTGTCTGAGTACCAGCAGTACCAGGATGCCACagctgaggaggagggagagttcgaggaggaggctgaggaggaggcagagtAA
- the LOC135283192 gene encoding ectonucleoside triphosphate diphosphohydrolase 2-like isoform X1 — protein sequence MSWRELLPPWLVIVAGLTGIVLLCVSTKDVPVAPLRTKYGIVLDAGPSRTILFIYQWTTTKANKTGVIRGCSSCPVQGPGVSSYSDSPQKAGKSLEPCLNWAQNEIPAEQHSQTPLYLGATTSMRQLNLTHPILSASLLAALTGTLKSSPFSFQGAQILSSPEEEAFNWVAVNYVLENFFKYDWQGQLGPSRKGMAGVLSMGGASAQLTSELEEKQVPEEGVRLQLYGQTHRVRTRQCPCHGTEQLRRRLLSVLLQDQRSAKAVSNPCWPLTYSQQVQWQSVHAGPCAASDDTGDIPGPKEVFNITGSSNPTACMTLVQSLLNSSSSCNFFKHSLSSGLKPLQTRFLVVSEAMDFMRAKAPSPDLGQAVQRLCGMSVKELMRESQASLDTLVDYCTVSAFIFHLSTRGYTLDFEQPAWTAFQKMGDRSSGWTLGYLLSLTSTLPQESPSFLKGIEPGVWSLLLILFVVLLMGSFMRISYRVMAKESSSSHRNSSVFDD from the exons aTGTCTTGGCGTGAGCTGCTTCCCCCCTGGCTGGTGATCGTGGCGGGACTGACGGGCATCGTGCTGCTCTGTGTCTCCACCAAAGATGTGCCCGTGGCCCCACTCAGGACCAAG TATGGCATTGTTCTGGATGCTGGCCCATCCCGCACCATCCTGTTCATCTACCAGTGGACAACCACCAAGGCAAACAAGACCGGGGTGATCAGAGGGTGCAGTTCCTGTCCTGTGCAAG GTCCAGGAGTCTCCAGCTACTCAGATTCTCCTCAGAAAGCTGGGAAGAGCTTGGAACCATGTTTGAACTGGGCCCAGAATGagatcccagcagagcagcacagccaaacccccctgtacttGGGAGCCACCACCAGCATGAGGCAGCTGAA CCTCACCCATCCCATCCTCTCTGCCAGTCTCCTTGCAGCTCTGACTGGCACCCTGAAGTCATCCCCCTTCAGCTTTCAAGGGGCACAAATCCTGTCCAGCCCAGAGGAAGAAGCATTCAATTGGGTTGCTGTTAACTATGTCCTGGAGAACTTCTTCAAG TACGACTGGCAGGGGCAGTTGGGCCCCTCCAGGAAGGGGATGGCAGGAGTCCTGTCCATGGGAGGAGCCTCAGCACAGCTCACTTCTGAGCTGGAGGAGAAGCAGGTCCCGGAGGAGGGAGTGAGGCTGCAGCTCTACGGGCAGACACACAGGGTGCGCACCCGGCAGTGCCCCTGCCACGGCACGGAGCAGCTGCGCCGCAGGCTGCTCtcggtgctgctgcag GATCAGAGAAGTGCTAAAGCTGTGTCCAATCCCTGCTGGCCCCTGACCTACTCCCAGCAAGTGCAGTGGCAGTCGGTGCATGCTGGGCCTTGTGCTGCCAGTGATGACACAGGGGACATCCCTGGCCCCAAGGAGGTCTTCAACATCACGGGCTCCAGCAATCCCACAGCCTGCATGACCCTCGTGCAAAGCCTGCTCaactcttcctcttcctgcaaCTTCTTCAAGCATTCCCTCAGCAGTGGTCTCAAGCCCCTTCAGACCAGGTTTCTG GTGGTTTCTGAGGCCATGGACTTCATGAGAGCAAAGGCACCTTCTCCTGACTTGGGTCAGGCTGTCCAGAGGCTGTGTGGGATGTCTGTCAAAGAG CTGATGAGGGAGTCCCAAGCAAGCCTGGATACACTTGTTGAttactgcactgtgtctgcctTCATCTTCCATCTCAGTACACGAGGATACACACTTGACTTTGAGCAGCCTGCTTGGACTGCATTCCAGAAG ATGGGTGACAGATCATCTGGCTGGACTCTTGGGTACCTGCTGAGTCTGACCAGCACCCTGCCCCAGGAGAGCCCAAGCTTCCTGAAGGGGATCGAGCCGGGGGTCTGGTCCCTGCTCCTGATCCTCTTCGTGGTGCTGCTCATGGGCTCCTTCATGCGCATCTCGTACCGAGTGATGGCCAAGGAGAGCAGCTCCAGTCACAGGAACAGCAGCGTTTTCGATGACTGA